Within Stella humosa, the genomic segment CTCGACGGAGGGCGGCGTCTCCTCGAAGGAGGCCAAGCCCGTCAGGACGTGGTGGGCATAGATGGCGGCGATGGCCGGGATGTCGGCCGGCAGCGCGTCGCGGACCAGTGGCGGCGGTGGGGCAGGGGGCTGGCTCACGCCGCCAGCTTCCGTGGTTCCAGCTCGGCCAGGCGGCCCATCACCTGGCGCATTTCGCCGGCGATGCGGCCGAGCTGGGCTTTGCGGGTATAGCGCGCCTCGTCCATGTAGAGGTCGCGGTTGATCTCGATCTGCAGGGCGTGCACGCCGTCCGCCGGCCGGCCGTAATGGGTGGTGGTGAAGCCACCGGCATAGGGCGCGTTGTGCGTCACCCGGTAGCCCAGGCCCCGCAGCACGGCCGCCACCGCGTCCACCACCGCCGGCGCGCAGGAGGCGCCGTGCGCGTCGCCCAGGATGAAGTCCGCCCGGCGGCGGCCGGGATCGAAGTCGTGCGGGCCGCCGATCGAGGGCATGGAGTGGCAGTCGATCAGCATGGCATGGCCATGGGCCGCCCGGCGCTCGTCCAGCAGCAGGGCCAGGTCGCGGTGATAGGGCTTGTACAGCCGCTCGATGCGCGCCAGCCCCTCGGCGACCGACAGCTTGCGGGCATAGATGTCGGCGCCGCTGGCGACGATGCGGGCGATGGTGCCGAGCCCCGCCTGCACCCGGGGCGAGCGCGTGTTGCAGTGGGCCGGCAGGGGCGCGTCGAACATCGCCTGGTCGAGCTCGTAGGGCTCGCGGTTGGGGTCGATGTAGGCGCGCGGGAAATGCGCGCGGATCAAGGGTGCCCCCATCTCGACCACGCCCGCGAACAGCTCGTCGACGAAGCAGTCCTCCGACCGGCGCAGGGCCTGCGCATCGAGCCGGCT encodes:
- a CDS encoding N-formylglutamate amidohydrolase → MDSSGDLPGDGTGRRDLGHAIDRPARPAAVPATAIVFASPHSGRCYPADLLAASRLDAQALRRSEDCFVDELFAGVVEMGAPLIRAHFPRAYIDPNREPYELDQAMFDAPLPAHCNTRSPRVQAGLGTIARIVASGADIYARKLSVAEGLARIERLYKPYHRDLALLLDERRAAHGHAMLIDCHSMPSIGGPHDFDPGRRRADFILGDAHGASCAPAVVDAVAAVLRGLGYRVTHNAPYAGGFTTTHYGRPADGVHALQIEINRDLYMDEARYTRKAQLGRIAGEMRQVMGRLAELEPRKLAA